In the Parashewanella tropica genome, GGCAGCATGATATCACGGATATATTTGAACCCTAAACCGCTTAATACAGCTTTTGAACCCGGATTATCAGGGCGGACTACAGCCATTATCCGATGAACTTTTAGTTTATCGTATCCATAGCGATAAATGGCTTGCGCCGCTTCTCTGGCGTATCCATTGCCCCAATAACAGGGAAAATAAGCATAACCAATTTCAACGAAAGGCAAGAATTCACGCTTAGTCAAACCGCAAAGTCCAATTGCTTCACCCGTAGAGGTTATGCTGACATGAAAAAGACCAAACCCATATTGTTGATAACTGGTTTTTGGTCCATTCATTATATAAGCCCTAGCATGATCCAATGTGCGAACTTTGTTATCACCAATGAATCGAATATAGCCTGGCGTATTAACAATACGAAAAATAAATTCTAGATCAGATTCTTCAACCCGACGAATGGAAAGTCTTTCGGTAGTCAGAAACGCCATAAATACTGCCTTAAATCTATAAACGTCATTCAAGTATGGTTGGCATTTATAGCTAAATCAATTAACTAGGGCGTGTTCATTGAGCTATAAATATCTCACAAAGTCAGTGCCTGATTTGTTAGGCTTTATCGGAGCTTTTACAGCAGGAGTACCTAAATATAAAAAACCTACTATTTGATCCTTAGAATTAATACCAAGCTCGGCTTTAACTTTATCGTTGAAAGCGTAACTGCCAGTACGCCAAATTCCACCTAACCCAATAGAGAAAGCGGCTTGTTGCATTGCCATAACACAACAGCCAGCTGTAATGGTTTGTTCAACTTCAGGAACCTTAGGGTGTTCTGAATATTTTGTAACGACAGTAATAACCATAGGTGCTCGAAACGGTAATTTTGATGCCTTTTCGATCACCGTATCATCAGCCCCTGCTTCAATCGCGGCACTTTTGTATATGCTCGCGAGTCGTTCTAAACCTTCACCCTGAGCAATAATAAACTCATAAGGAGTCAACCCAGCATGATCTGGAACCCGAACACCTGCATCTAAAATAAATTGCAATTGCTCTTCACTTGGTGCCGGAGAAGTTAAGCGAGGTGTTGATTGCCTAGTTAATAAAAGCTCTTTTGCATTCAAAATAATACCCATAAACTGCTGAATGTTAGTTGAACGTTAATATACCTCATTTTGCAGTCTACAAATACAAAAATACCTGCTCCAAAAATGTTGAAAGCAGGTATCAAGAAGTAAACTAAAATTGCTTTAGTTTACTTTCGGGCAGAATTTTTTACCGATAAAGTAATCAATACTGGTATAGCGCCCACCCCCCATTACCAATAGAGCAAATAACATCATGAAGTAAGTAATAGCGAACTCTATTCCGTTATTAAGTATCACAAAATTGCCTGAAGAGGTTAACCACTCATAATTACCATGCTGTTGTAAGATCTCTTTGGCTTTTTCAAGTTTTTCCGCCGCAGCCAAAACTTGGTCATGAGCCAACCATGAACCACTATCTGCAATGGCTAACCATCCATTTTCCCAGTGGACACTAAATGCAGCCACCAGCATGGTTATCATTAATGGAATGGCTATTACTCTTGTAAGCAAACCAATCAACAATAGCACTCCACCTATCATTTCAGCAGCAATTGCAAGTGTTGCCATTACTGCAGGTAATGGTAACCCTAAACCCCAGTCAGGGTTTCCAAACCAAGCGACCGTGTTATTGAAATGTTCAAACTTATTGTATCCCGCTTGTATCAACACCGGAGCAAGATATATGCGTAACATCAAAGGGGCGAAGCCTTCAATGCACTTTATTGAGTTTAAAAACTTATGATAATAATTAACGATGAACATATGAATTCCTTGTTGTTGAAACAGTAATGTCTGTATCAAACACCAAAACATTATAGGGCTATATGCTCAGACCTTGATTTAAAGACATTTCTTTCATTATTGCTAAAAGGAAATATTGTCAGCTTTTTTTCATTACTGCTCTCTACGAGTGAGCAGTTTACTTTGCACTTAAAACTTTAACCTTTTTTGCTTTGACCGAAACATATAATACCGATCATTACTTCGATTGAAGGTGCTTAGCCAAGTAGATTTTCGCCTGCTCTTTCCCCATATATTTACCTAACGTTTTAGCAGGTACACTTGTTAAATCAACGACAATCAAACCATCTAAAGCAAAATTAAAAGCTGGGTCAACATTGAAACAAACTAACTTACCGTTCATCCCTAAGTACTGCCTTAGCAAAACTGGCAACCCCATTCCTTGATCAAGTCGCATCAGCACTTTCGACAGAAGTGGTAACTTGGATAATGAGCTGAGCATGCTTGGTCGCCAAAATTCTTGCCCATTTTTTTGCAAGGGTGTTGTAGGGGCGACCAATTTCGCTTTTTCATCATCATAGTAATGAACTGACATCACTGAAGCGATAAGTTGCCTTGCAACAGGGCTGTAATCATTGCTAATACTTACAGGCCCAAAT is a window encoding:
- a CDS encoding NAD(P)H nitroreductase codes for the protein MNAKELLLTRQSTPRLTSPAPSEEQLQFILDAGVRVPDHAGLTPYEFIIAQGEGLERLASIYKSAAIEAGADDTVIEKASKLPFRAPMVITVVTKYSEHPKVPEVEQTITAGCCVMAMQQAAFSIGLGGIWRTGSYAFNDKVKAELGINSKDQIVGFLYLGTPAVKAPIKPNKSGTDFVRYL
- a CDS encoding GNAT family N-acetyltransferase; translation: MAFLTTERLSIRRVEESDLEFIFRIVNTPGYIRFIGDNKVRTLDHARAYIMNGPKTSYQQYGFGLFHVSITSTGEAIGLCGLTKREFLPFVEIGYAYFPCYWGNGYAREAAQAIYRYGYDKLKVHRIMAVVRPDNPGSKAVLSGLGFKYIRDIMLPDEEEYMDLMG
- a CDS encoding DoxX family protein; its protein translation is MFIVNYYHKFLNSIKCIEGFAPLMLRIYLAPVLIQAGYNKFEHFNNTVAWFGNPDWGLGLPLPAVMATLAIAAEMIGGVLLLIGLLTRVIAIPLMITMLVAAFSVHWENGWLAIADSGSWLAHDQVLAAAEKLEKAKEILQQHGNYEWLTSSGNFVILNNGIEFAITYFMMLFALLVMGGGRYTSIDYFIGKKFCPKVN